In Chroococcidiopsis sp. TS-821, one DNA window encodes the following:
- a CDS encoding pentapeptide repeat-containing protein, protein MKLTLFSVAILLTPMWFAAAAQAYSPQDLEQLKQTRACPRCDLSDAPLSQLNLSGANLRGANLTRANLSQSNLTGADLSGANLDVADLRGANLTNATLTGVNLRTANLENANLTFAGFIAANLEGASLRGARMLITNFRGAKFRLTTMPNGVVTPDRRYW, encoded by the coding sequence ATGAAACTCACTCTTTTTTCCGTCGCTATTTTATTAACTCCCATGTGGTTCGCCGCTGCAGCACAAGCGTACAGTCCCCAGGACTTGGAGCAACTCAAGCAAACTAGGGCGTGTCCTCGATGCGACCTCAGTGATGCACCCCTAAGTCAACTAAATTTAAGTGGCGCTAACCTCCGAGGCGCTAATCTCACTCGTGCTAATTTATCGCAAAGTAATCTTACAGGAGCTGACCTCAGTGGTGCAAATTTGGATGTTGCCGATCTACGTGGTGCTAACTTAACCAATGCTACGTTAACTGGAGTTAATCTCAGAACGGCAAATCTAGAAAATGCGAACTTAACTTTTGCCGGTTTCATTGCTGCTAATCTAGAAGGAGCGAGTCTCCGAGGTGCAAGAATGTTAATTACTAACTTCCGAGGCGCAAAGTTTAGACTCACAACCATGCCTAACGGCGTCGTTACACCCGATCGCCGTTATTGGTAA
- a CDS encoding DUF732 domain-containing protein, translated as MKILQLVTISTAAISLVTGFTPAIVAQDADYVCYMTTKSGRTLDLSASVCKLDASTQLAKATSGVGSDRAFIADYKRAVMSYPQLRDKLLASVERSPEASIMQAKSICDELEVGLTLEDIIYHRTEGTTNTVDTVNSSVIATLATKHYCPQFSSPSSAPR; from the coding sequence ATGAAAATTCTACAATTAGTAACAATTTCAACGGCAGCTATCTCGCTGGTAACAGGGTTTACTCCTGCAATCGTTGCTCAAGATGCTGATTATGTTTGTTACATGACGACCAAATCAGGTCGGACCCTAGATTTGTCTGCATCTGTGTGTAAGCTGGACGCATCGACTCAATTAGCAAAAGCAACAAGTGGCGTAGGAAGCGATCGCGCTTTTATTGCAGACTACAAGCGCGCCGTCATGAGCTATCCCCAACTTCGAGATAAATTATTGGCAAGCGTCGAGCGATCGCCTGAAGCAAGTATCATGCAGGCAAAAAGTATATGCGACGAGCTGGAAGTCGGGCTGACATTAGAAGATATCATCTACCATCGCACTGAAGGCACTACGAATACAGTAGATACTGTGAATTCATCAGTAATTGCCACTTTAGCGACAAAACACTACTGTCCTCAATTTAGTAGTCCATCATCAGCACCTCGGTAG
- a CDS encoding M20 family metallopeptidase, which yields MLSRIKELATELAPRLIEIRRHIHIHPELSGQEYQTAAFVAGVLSSFGIHVQEGVGKTGVVGEVQGGGRDPRLLAIRTDMDALPIQERTGLEYASRTPGIMHACGHDVHTTVGLGTAMVLSRIAEELPGNTRFLFQPAEEIAQGANWMVADGVMEGVSAIFSLHVFPSIPAGSVGIRYGALTAAADELEIIIIGESGHGARPHEAIDAIWIAAQVITTLQQAISRTQNPLHPIVLTIGQIQGGRAPNVIADQVKLLGTVRSLHPETRAKLPHWISQMVANVCQSYGARCEVKYNLGVPGVNNDLSLAQLMQTAAEEAWGSDRVQILPEPSLGAEDFSVYLEKAPGVMFRLGVGYPDRSVNYPLHHPQFEVDETAIVTGVVTLAYTAWKYWQHNNGFSED from the coding sequence ATGCTCAGCCGCATAAAAGAGTTAGCAACTGAACTAGCACCCCGTCTGATTGAAATTCGCCGCCATATTCACATTCATCCAGAATTGAGTGGTCAAGAGTATCAAACAGCTGCTTTCGTTGCTGGAGTTTTATCATCTTTTGGAATTCACGTACAAGAAGGCGTAGGAAAAACCGGCGTTGTCGGAGAGGTGCAAGGAGGTGGTCGCGATCCTCGCTTACTCGCAATTCGTACGGATATGGATGCTTTGCCAATACAAGAGCGTACTGGTTTGGAATATGCTTCGCGGACACCAGGGATTATGCACGCTTGCGGTCATGACGTCCACACGACAGTCGGACTAGGTACTGCGATGGTTTTATCGCGCATCGCTGAAGAATTGCCAGGCAATACCCGATTTTTGTTTCAACCAGCCGAAGAAATCGCCCAAGGTGCTAACTGGATGGTAGCTGATGGGGTAATGGAAGGCGTTTCGGCAATTTTTTCACTTCATGTTTTTCCTTCGATTCCTGCGGGTTCAGTGGGAATACGCTATGGAGCCTTGACCGCTGCGGCGGATGAGTTGGAAATCATTATTATTGGCGAATCAGGACACGGCGCGCGACCGCATGAAGCTATTGATGCGATTTGGATTGCCGCGCAAGTCATAACAACTCTACAACAAGCTATCAGCCGCACGCAAAACCCATTACACCCGATTGTCTTAACGATTGGTCAAATTCAAGGTGGCAGAGCGCCGAATGTGATTGCAGATCAAGTAAAGTTACTAGGAACCGTGCGATCGCTCCATCCTGAAACCCGCGCTAAACTTCCGCATTGGATTTCGCAGATGGTTGCGAATGTTTGCCAAAGCTACGGCGCGCGGTGTGAAGTGAAATATAATCTCGGCGTGCCAGGCGTGAATAATGATTTGTCACTCGCACAACTGATGCAGACTGCGGCGGAAGAAGCCTGGGGAAGCGATCGCGTGCAAATTTTACCTGAACCATCGTTGGGTGCAGAAGACTTTTCGGTTTATCTCGAAAAAGCGCCTGGTGTGATGTTTCGTTTAGGCGTAGGCTACCCAGACCGCAGTGTGAATTACCCACTACACCATCCACAATTTGAAGTAGACGAAACAGCAATAGTTACTGGAGTGGTCACCCTAGCATACACTGCCTGGAAGTATTGGCAACACAACAATGGCTTTTCTGAAGATTAA